One Nodosilinea sp. FACHB-141 DNA segment encodes these proteins:
- a CDS encoding NAD(P)H-quinone oxidoreductase subunit 5, with translation MDSVDTLYQYAWLIPVLPLIGAAIVGTGLISYGEATSKLRRPVAIFIVSLIGAAMVLSFAIFWSQWQGHAPYQAMFEWAAAGDFRIEMGYTIDHLVALMLVVVTTVAFLVMVYTDGYMAHDAGYVRFYAYLSLFSSSMLGLVISPNLLQVYVFWELVGMCSYLLIGFWYDRKPAADACQKAFVTNRVGDFGLLLGILGLFWATGSFDFEIMGERLTDMVNVGSLPASVAAIFAILVFLGPVAKSAQFPLHVWLPDAMEGPTPISALIHAATMVAAGVFLVARMYPVFEHIPTVMTVIAYTGAFTAFMGATIAITQNDIKKGLAFSTMSQLGYMVMAMGVGAYSAGLFHLMTHAYFKAMLFLGSGSVIHGMEAVVGHDPALAQDMRLMGGLRKYMPVTAITFLIGTLAISGIPPFAGFWSKDEILGATFAVNPALWAVGWLTAGITAFYMFRMYFSTFEGSFRGNDEGIRRDLKRAQFQKMGMSLGPGAMNPQELTLDTAHDDHDNHGHHAHEPHESPLSMVFPLVALAVPSVLVGLVGTPFANYFEAFIHPPGEVIEAVETAEAFDWNEFALMAGSSVAIATVGIIISVLMYRTKAIDPRAIAARIPFLYNLSLNKWYIDDIYEVVFVQGSRKLAKQVLEVDIRIVDGLVNLAGLVTLVTGEGLKYLENGRAQFYALIVFGAVLGLVLLSGVT, from the coding sequence ATGGATTCTGTAGACACGCTTTATCAATACGCCTGGCTGATCCCGGTGCTGCCGCTCATCGGGGCTGCCATAGTTGGCACCGGGCTCATCTCCTACGGCGAGGCCACCAGCAAGCTGCGGCGGCCGGTGGCAATCTTCATCGTCTCCCTGATTGGGGCGGCGATGGTGCTTTCCTTTGCAATTTTTTGGAGTCAGTGGCAGGGCCACGCTCCCTACCAGGCCATGTTTGAATGGGCCGCGGCGGGTGACTTCCGCATCGAGATGGGCTACACCATCGACCACTTGGTGGCGTTGATGCTGGTGGTGGTCACCACCGTCGCCTTCCTGGTGATGGTCTACACCGATGGCTACATGGCTCACGACGCGGGCTATGTGCGGTTCTACGCCTACCTGAGCCTGTTTAGTTCCTCAATGCTGGGCCTGGTAATTAGCCCCAACCTGCTCCAGGTCTATGTGTTCTGGGAGCTGGTGGGCATGTGCTCGTACCTGCTGATTGGCTTTTGGTACGATCGCAAGCCCGCTGCCGACGCCTGTCAAAAGGCCTTTGTCACCAATCGAGTGGGCGACTTTGGCCTGCTGCTGGGCATCTTGGGTCTGTTTTGGGCCACCGGCAGCTTCGACTTCGAAATCATGGGCGAACGACTCACCGACATGGTGAATGTGGGCAGTTTGCCCGCTAGCGTCGCTGCTATCTTCGCCATTCTGGTATTCCTGGGTCCGGTGGCCAAATCGGCCCAGTTCCCCCTCCACGTGTGGCTGCCCGACGCCATGGAAGGCCCCACCCCCATCTCAGCGCTGATTCACGCGGCGACCATGGTGGCAGCCGGGGTGTTCCTGGTAGCCCGCATGTACCCCGTGTTCGAGCACATCCCCACGGTGATGACGGTAATTGCCTACACCGGAGCGTTTACCGCCTTCATGGGAGCCACGATCGCCATCACCCAAAACGACATCAAGAAAGGGCTGGCCTTTTCGACCATGTCGCAGCTGGGCTACATGGTCATGGCTATGGGCGTTGGCGCCTACAGCGCCGGTCTATTTCACCTGATGACCCACGCCTACTTCAAGGCCATGCTGTTTCTTGGCTCCGGCTCCGTTATCCACGGCATGGAAGCGGTGGTGGGCCACGACCCAGCGCTGGCCCAGGATATGCGCTTGATGGGCGGCCTGCGCAAGTACATGCCCGTCACGGCCATTACCTTTTTAATCGGCACGCTGGCTATCTCCGGCATTCCCCCCTTCGCCGGCTTCTGGTCGAAGGATGAAATTCTTGGGGCCACCTTTGCGGTCAACCCTGCCCTCTGGGCAGTAGGCTGGCTGACAGCAGGCATCACCGCCTTCTACATGTTCCGCATGTACTTCTCCACCTTTGAAGGCAGCTTTCGGGGCAACGATGAAGGCATTCGCCGCGACCTCAAGCGGGCCCAGTTTCAGAAGATGGGCATGTCCCTTGGGCCGGGCGCAATGAACCCCCAGGAGCTGACCCTAGATACCGCCCACGACGACCACGATAACCATGGGCACCACGCCCACGAACCCCACGAGTCGCCGCTGTCGATGGTCTTTCCGCTGGTGGCGCTAGCCGTGCCCTCAGTATTGGTGGGTCTAGTCGGTACTCCCTTTGCCAACTACTTTGAGGCATTCATCCATCCCCCCGGGGAAGTGATCGAAGCTGTAGAGACGGCAGAGGCCTTTGACTGGAACGAGTTTGCCTTGATGGCGGGGAGTTCCGTGGCGATCGCCACGGTCGGCATCATCATCTCCGTGCTGATGTATCGCACGAAGGCGATTGATCCGAGGGCGATCGCCGCCAGAATCCCCTTCCTCTACAACCTCTCCCTCAACAAGTGGTACATCGACGATATCTACGAGGTTGTCTTTGTCCAGGGCAGCCGCAAGCTGGCCAAGCAGGTGCTCGAAGTCGATATCCGCATTGTTGATGGCCTCGTCAACCTGGCTGGCCTCGTTACCCTGGTGACGGGCGAAGGGTTGAAGTATCTGGAGAATGGACGGGCTCAGTTCTACGCACTAATCGTATTTGGCGCAGTGCTAGGGCTAGTGCTGCTGTCGGGCGTGACGTAA
- a CDS encoding cupin: MANHNWLVADDGTYKSFGNPETIEPGRYYRLYRFLTELEDILDIFHDDVSRLEAITPLVRKLLVSSYWLQMEYNTPDPITGWSVNFLYREHQFPITVQMVAWLPGHASTIHNHGAWGIVALLGGQERNRFWRRAPQSNSPDQLELVDEIVLNPGDVVALTANAIHSVEPLGDEPTVSFNLYGAINSSDRYEFDLENHTAKPF; this comes from the coding sequence ATGGCCAACCACAACTGGCTAGTTGCCGATGACGGCACCTATAAATCCTTCGGCAACCCCGAAACGATAGAGCCAGGGCGTTACTATCGCCTCTACCGGTTTCTCACCGAGCTAGAAGACATTCTCGACATCTTTCACGACGACGTCAGTCGGCTAGAGGCGATTACGCCCCTGGTGCGCAAGCTCTTAGTCAGCTCTTACTGGCTGCAAATGGAGTACAACACCCCCGATCCCATAACCGGCTGGAGCGTCAACTTTCTCTACCGCGAGCACCAGTTCCCGATTACGGTGCAGATGGTAGCCTGGCTGCCGGGGCACGCCTCCACCATTCACAACCACGGAGCCTGGGGAATTGTCGCGCTACTGGGCGGTCAAGAGCGCAACCGCTTCTGGCGACGTGCCCCTCAATCCAATTCTCCCGACCAGCTAGAGCTAGTCGATGAAATAGTTCTTAACCCCGGCGATGTTGTGGCCCTCACCGCCAACGCCATTCATAGTGTGGAACCCCTAGGCGACGAGCCCACTGTGTCGTTTAACCTCTACGGGGCAATAAATTCTAGCGATCGCTACGAGTTTGACCTAGAAAATCACACAGCAAAACCGTTCTAG
- a CDS encoding S-adenosyl-l-methionine hydroxide adenosyltransferase family protein: MPIALLTDFGFQDSYVGVMKGVIATIAPTAQLIDLSHALPPQDLYAARFTLLSAYPYMPPGTVYLVVVDPGVGTQRRAVAVRTSQGIFVGPDNGVLSGIWQSNCQRNQGIVKAVELTNVDYWRSPHPSTTFHGRDIFAPAAAHLANGVPLDNLGARIDPQSLINLPLQAPIATAKGWTGAVQYIDHFGNAATTLLASTVTVSDWSVTIGERTLPGSQTYEDVLTGQGLALVGSHGFVELAVNRGSAQQQFGLAVGDRVELTLHPSPAPCDPA; the protein is encoded by the coding sequence ATGCCCATCGCCTTACTCACCGATTTCGGCTTTCAAGACAGCTACGTGGGCGTGATGAAAGGCGTCATCGCCACAATAGCCCCCACAGCCCAGCTCATCGATCTCTCCCACGCTCTGCCGCCGCAGGATCTCTATGCGGCGCGGTTCACCCTGCTCAGCGCCTATCCCTACATGCCGCCTGGCACGGTTTACCTAGTGGTGGTCGATCCGGGGGTAGGCACCCAGCGGCGGGCGGTGGCGGTGCGGACTTCCCAAGGTATTTTTGTGGGACCAGACAATGGGGTGCTCAGCGGCATTTGGCAGAGCAATTGTCAGAGAAATCAAGGCATTGTGAAGGCGGTAGAGCTGACGAATGTGGACTACTGGCGATCGCCCCACCCCAGCACCACCTTCCATGGGCGCGACATCTTTGCCCCAGCAGCGGCTCATTTAGCCAACGGCGTGCCGCTAGATAACCTGGGCGCCAGGATCGATCCTCAATCCCTTATCAACCTCCCTTTGCAGGCTCCGATAGCCACAGCCAAGGGATGGACAGGCGCAGTTCAGTACATCGATCACTTCGGCAATGCCGCTACAACTCTCCTAGCCAGCACAGTCACCGTTAGCGACTGGAGCGTAACGATAGGGGAGCGGACGCTTCCAGGCAGCCAGACCTACGAGGACGTTCTTACGGGGCAAGGGCTGGCGCTAGTGGGCAGCCATGGTTTTGTGGAACTGGCGGTGAACCGGGGCAGCGCCCAACAGCAGTTTGGGCTAGCAGTGGGCGATCGCGTTGAGTTGACCCTGCACCCTAGCCCTGCACCGTGCGACCCTGCATAG
- a CDS encoding DUF4112 domain-containing protein — MNIVDTAAQLRNLNRIRRISRLMDTAFKIPVLGIKVGWDPVLGLVPGLGDLIATAVSAYVIVLAARFRLPRSILAQMVLNIGLEAVVGTVPLVGDLFDAFYKSNVRNLKLLEAHLQGQSTALEEADSLNLNSVQDGEIYT, encoded by the coding sequence ATGAATATTGTTGATACCGCTGCCCAACTCAGAAACTTAAACCGCATCCGTCGCATCAGCCGACTGATGGACACGGCCTTCAAAATCCCCGTTTTGGGGATAAAAGTAGGCTGGGATCCGGTACTTGGGTTGGTACCTGGGCTAGGTGATTTGATTGCTACCGCAGTGTCGGCCTATGTCATTGTTCTGGCGGCCCGCTTTCGCTTGCCTAGAAGCATTTTGGCGCAGATGGTCTTGAATATCGGCCTAGAAGCCGTAGTCGGGACCGTGCCGCTGGTGGGGGATTTGTTTGACGCTTTCTATAAGTCAAACGTGCGGAACCTAAAGCTGTTGGAAGCTCACCTGCAAGGCCAATCAACAGCGCTAGAAGAGGCAGACAGCCTCAACTTAAACAGCGTCCAGGATGGTGAGATCTACACATAA
- the murG gene encoding undecaprenyldiphospho-muramoylpentapeptide beta-N-acetylglucosaminyltransferase codes for MSTSTQAASPRLLVAASGTGGHLFPAIATAEALRQEGYTIEWLGVPDRLETTLVPKNFPLHTVHMAGFQGRPGLGTVKTIGQFGQATVQVRRLLKQGNFDGVFTTGGYIAAPAIIAARSLDLPAVLHESNALPGKVTRWLSPWCTTVALGFEAARTYLPKAKTVVVGTPVRDEFLTPESPVLTDPAIPDGVPLVVVVGGSQGAVAVNQLVRAAAPAWIEAGAWIVHQTGSNDPEADSYSHPHYIRRPFFSAMAALMHRATLAIGRSGAGTLTELAISRTPSILIPYPFAAEDHQTVNAKAFVDAQAALMLNQGQIVASEFQALVLDLLAEPQRLDSMAAAAGRLAAADSATKLADLIQQVVLNR; via the coding sequence TTGTCTACATCTACCCAAGCGGCATCTCCCCGGCTGCTGGTGGCCGCCAGCGGCACGGGTGGGCACCTGTTCCCGGCGATCGCCACCGCAGAAGCCTTGCGCCAAGAGGGCTACACCATCGAGTGGCTGGGGGTGCCCGATCGCCTCGAAACCACCTTAGTGCCCAAAAACTTTCCGCTCCATACAGTGCATATGGCGGGGTTTCAGGGCCGACCCGGTCTAGGCACGGTGAAGACAATAGGGCAGTTTGGCCAAGCAACAGTACAGGTGCGGCGACTGCTCAAACAGGGCAATTTTGACGGAGTGTTTACTACTGGGGGCTACATTGCTGCCCCGGCGATTATTGCGGCGCGATCGCTCGATCTACCTGCGGTTCTGCACGAATCTAACGCCCTACCGGGCAAAGTTACTCGCTGGTTGAGCCCTTGGTGCACTACTGTGGCTTTGGGGTTTGAGGCCGCCCGTACCTATTTGCCCAAAGCTAAAACCGTGGTGGTGGGCACTCCCGTGCGGGACGAGTTTCTCACCCCAGAGTCACCCGTTCTCACCGATCCTGCTATTCCCGATGGGGTGCCGCTGGTTGTGGTGGTAGGCGGTAGTCAAGGGGCTGTTGCCGTCAACCAACTCGTGCGAGCCGCCGCCCCAGCCTGGATAGAAGCGGGTGCGTGGATTGTGCACCAAACCGGCAGCAATGACCCCGAAGCCGACAGCTACAGCCACCCTCACTACATTCGCCGCCCCTTCTTTAGCGCCATGGCCGCCCTCATGCATCGGGCAACTCTGGCGATCGGGCGCTCTGGGGCGGGCACCCTTACGGAACTGGCTATTTCCCGCACTCCCTCGATTCTGATTCCCTACCCGTTTGCGGCAGAAGACCATCAGACGGTCAATGCCAAAGCTTTTGTCGATGCCCAGGCCGCTTTGATGTTGAACCAAGGCCAAATCGTCGCCTCAGAATTTCAGGCCCTGGTGCTTGATCTGCTGGCAGAGCCGCAACGGCTAGACTCGATGGCAGCAGCAGCAGGGAGATTGGCAGCTGCCGATAGCGCCACAAAGTTAGCCGATTTAATTCAGCAGGTTGTGCTGAACCGCTAG
- a CDS encoding nuclear transport factor 2 family protein: MANSAVRRWSLGIVSMAAVLWGAGAFAPGTQANTPVLAQVAPAEVQQLLTELEAAASSRNLDAVMAFYSEGFDSDTGFDYAQLRQTLETLWQQYPDLSYDIELLSWQANGPGSYTLETRTTATGTQTRPDRTLTLAADTTSRQRLENGKIAYQEILSETNRLVSGDNPPTLQVQLPTTLTPSQSYSFDTIVMEPLEGRSLMGVAVEEGVTAEDFFAPRPVVFDILSSGGLYKVGTAAAEPDSRWASTVVIREDGMVVETRRLRVE, encoded by the coding sequence GTGGCTAACTCGGCAGTGCGGCGATGGAGTCTAGGAATCGTGTCGATGGCAGCGGTGCTATGGGGCGCTGGGGCATTTGCTCCGGGTACCCAGGCGAACACGCCGGTCTTAGCCCAGGTGGCTCCTGCTGAGGTGCAGCAACTGTTGACCGAGCTGGAGGCGGCGGCAAGCAGTCGCAACCTCGATGCCGTCATGGCCTTTTACAGCGAGGGCTTTGACAGCGACACCGGCTTTGACTATGCCCAACTGCGCCAAACCCTCGAAACCCTTTGGCAGCAATATCCCGACCTCTCCTACGACATTGAGCTGCTAAGCTGGCAGGCCAATGGCCCCGGTAGCTACACTCTCGAAACCCGCACCACCGCCACCGGCACCCAAACGCGCCCCGATCGCACCCTCACTCTCGCCGCCGATACCACTTCGCGCCAGCGCTTAGAAAACGGAAAGATCGCTTACCAAGAAATCCTGAGCGAGACCAATCGCCTGGTGTCAGGCGACAACCCGCCTACCCTGCAAGTGCAGCTACCCACCACCCTTACCCCAAGCCAGTCCTACAGCTTTGACACGATTGTGATGGAGCCGCTGGAAGGGCGATCGCTGATGGGTGTTGCCGTCGAAGAAGGCGTGACCGCTGAAGACTTTTTTGCGCCGCGCCCGGTAGTTTTTGACATTCTTAGCTCTGGCGGGCTTTACAAAGTCGGCACCGCCGCTGCCGAGCCCGACAGTCGCTGGGCATCGACGGTGGTTATTCGTGAAGACGGCATGGTCGTTGAAACTCGCCGCCTACGCGTTGAGTAG
- a CDS encoding DUF1997 domain-containing protein codes for MKEFHANQTLRLRVPNEAIPIEHYLRQPQRLVQAITDPRRIEVLGDGLYRLSLRPLQFFGISIEPTADLRVWSLTDGTLRLESVACRVKGPEYLSFVNDSFGMALQGTLTPYRQSNYTELQGQADLQIHLELPPPIRFLPASVLDRTGKTFLSGILGTIKHRIERQLVEDYRAWVATTHRQPQGNAQGAMQGRTVQG; via the coding sequence ATGAAAGAATTCCACGCCAACCAAACCCTGCGCCTGCGGGTGCCCAACGAGGCGATTCCCATTGAGCACTACCTGCGGCAGCCCCAGCGCCTGGTGCAGGCGATTACCGACCCGCGCCGCATTGAGGTGCTGGGCGACGGCTTGTATCGGCTGAGCCTGCGACCCTTACAGTTCTTTGGCATCAGCATTGAGCCCACTGCCGACCTGCGGGTTTGGAGCCTGACCGACGGCACCCTGCGGCTAGAATCGGTGGCCTGCCGAGTCAAAGGCCCTGAGTATCTCAGCTTTGTGAATGACTCCTTTGGCATGGCCTTGCAGGGCACCCTCACGCCCTATCGCCAATCCAACTACACCGAACTCCAGGGCCAGGCCGACCTGCAAATTCATCTAGAACTGCCGCCCCCGATTCGCTTTTTGCCGGCCTCGGTGCTCGATCGCACCGGCAAGACCTTTTTGAGCGGCATTCTCGGTACCATCAAGCACCGCATTGAGCGACAGCTGGTGGAAGACTACCGTGCCTGGGTAGCCACAACCCACCGCCAGCCCCAGGGCAACGCTCAGGGAGCTATGCAGGGTCGCACGGTGCAGGGCTAG
- a CDS encoding TIGR04376 family protein — MGIFEDLSKFLETRLDEFLKANPHLELWGLEDQLRGQEQDAIHLLGDLKRREKQLEDSILSTAQDIQRWHSRIQNAQVANRLDLVKAAQEREAALLRQGNQLWGQMKGVKEQIEQTRNLQKEIHDRRRELKAKIAETQAQRSAQRTTTSWDTGWAKPPFEDFGRNTMDPVEESFQRWETEQELEELKRNMGR, encoded by the coding sequence ATGGGCATCTTTGAAGACCTGAGCAAGTTTCTTGAAACCCGACTTGATGAGTTTCTCAAAGCTAACCCCCACCTAGAGCTATGGGGCTTAGAAGACCAATTGCGAGGCCAAGAGCAAGACGCCATTCACCTGCTGGGCGACCTCAAGCGCCGCGAAAAGCAGCTCGAAGACAGCATTCTCTCGACAGCCCAGGACATTCAGCGCTGGCATAGCCGCATTCAAAACGCCCAGGTCGCGAACCGCCTTGACCTGGTTAAGGCCGCCCAAGAGCGTGAGGCGGCCCTGCTGCGCCAGGGCAACCAGCTCTGGGGCCAAATGAAAGGCGTTAAGGAACAGATTGAGCAAACCCGCAACCTGCAAAAAGAAATTCACGATCGCCGCCGCGAACTCAAAGCCAAAATCGCTGAAACTCAAGCTCAACGATCCGCTCAGCGCACCACCACCAGTTGGGATACAGGCTGGGCCAAGCCCCCCTTTGAAGACTTTGGCCGTAACACAATGGATCCAGTAGAGGAATCGTTTCAGCGATGGGAGACGGAGCAGGAGCTGGAGGAGCTGAAGCGGAATATGGGAAGGTAG
- a CDS encoding NAD(P)H-quinone oxidoreductase subunit 4, translating into MDLATFPWLTTVTLLPLVACIAIPFLPDDNGKTVRWYALSVGLIDFVLIVAAFYLNYDFSQPGLQLVESYTWVPQLDLKWSLGVDGLSMPLVLLTGFITTLAALAAWPVTLKPKFFYFLLLAMYSGQIGVFAVQDMLLFFLFWELELIPVYLLLSIWGGKKRLYAATKFILYTAGGSLFILVAALAMAFYGDTITFDMTALAEKVYPLRMQLLLYGAFLIAYAVKLPIIPLHTWLPDAHGEATAPVHMLLAGILLKMGGYALIRMNLGMLPDAHTYFAPVLVILGCVNIVYAALTSFAQRNLKRKIAYSSISHMGFVLIGIASFTNLGLSGAVLQMVSHGLIGASLFFLVGATYDRTHTLILDEMGGVGKKMPKIFAMFTTCSLASLALPGMSGFVAELMVFVGFATSDAYSFTFRLITVIFMAIGVILTPIYLLSMLREIFYGPENKELVEHEVLADAEPREVFIIACLLVPIIGFGFYPKMLTQIYDATTQKLTARLSQVFVATEASAEGLAPVAALPVLKAPSLSQ; encoded by the coding sequence ATGGACCTCGCGACTTTTCCCTGGTTGACCACCGTTACGCTGCTGCCGCTAGTGGCTTGTATAGCGATACCGTTTTTGCCCGACGACAACGGTAAGACGGTGCGCTGGTATGCCCTGTCGGTGGGCCTGATCGACTTTGTGTTGATTGTGGCTGCCTTCTACCTCAACTACGACTTTAGTCAGCCCGGTCTACAACTGGTGGAGAGCTACACCTGGGTGCCCCAGCTCGACCTGAAGTGGTCCTTAGGGGTAGACGGTCTGTCAATGCCTCTGGTGCTGCTGACCGGGTTCATCACCACCCTGGCGGCTCTGGCGGCCTGGCCGGTGACACTCAAGCCCAAGTTCTTTTACTTTCTGCTGCTGGCCATGTATAGCGGTCAGATCGGCGTGTTTGCCGTGCAGGATATGCTGCTGTTCTTTCTCTTCTGGGAGCTAGAGCTGATTCCGGTATACCTGCTGCTGTCGATCTGGGGCGGCAAGAAGCGGCTCTACGCCGCGACCAAGTTTATTCTCTATACCGCTGGCGGGTCGCTGTTCATCTTGGTGGCGGCGCTGGCCATGGCCTTCTACGGTGATACCATCACCTTCGATATGACCGCCCTAGCCGAGAAAGTCTATCCCTTACGGATGCAGCTCTTGCTCTACGGGGCGTTTTTGATCGCCTACGCGGTCAAGCTGCCAATCATTCCATTGCACACCTGGCTGCCCGATGCCCATGGTGAGGCCACAGCACCGGTACACATGCTGCTGGCGGGCATTCTGTTGAAGATGGGCGGCTACGCGCTGATTCGCATGAATCTGGGTATGCTGCCCGACGCCCACACCTATTTCGCGCCAGTTCTGGTGATTCTGGGCTGTGTCAACATCGTTTACGCGGCGCTGACCTCCTTCGCCCAGCGCAACCTCAAGCGCAAGATTGCCTACTCGTCGATCTCGCACATGGGATTTGTGCTGATTGGCATAGCTTCGTTTACCAACCTGGGGCTGAGCGGCGCGGTGCTTCAGATGGTCTCCCATGGGTTAATTGGGGCTAGCCTGTTCTTCTTGGTGGGAGCCACCTACGATCGCACCCACACCCTCATCCTGGATGAGATGGGCGGCGTGGGCAAAAAGATGCCCAAGATCTTCGCCATGTTCACTACCTGCTCGCTGGCCTCGCTGGCCCTGCCAGGGATGAGCGGTTTTGTGGCTGAGCTGATGGTGTTTGTGGGCTTTGCCACCAGCGATGCCTACAGCTTTACCTTTAGGCTGATTACGGTCATCTTCATGGCGATCGGGGTTATTCTCACCCCCATCTACCTGCTATCGATGCTGAGGGAGATTTTCTACGGCCCTGAGAACAAAGAACTGGTCGAGCACGAGGTGCTAGCTGATGCCGAGCCTCGCGAGGTGTTTATCATCGCCTGCCTGTTGGTGCCAATCATTGGCTTTGGGTTTTACCCTAAAATGCTGACCCAAATCTACGACGCCACCACCCAAAAGCTCACCGCTCGACTTAGCCAAGTATTTGTGGCAACCGAAGCCAGTGCCGAAGGGCTGGCCCCCGTCGCTGCCCTCCCGGTACTCAAGGCTCCTTCTTTAAGCCAGTAG